The following proteins are co-located in the Hevea brasiliensis isolate MT/VB/25A 57/8 chromosome 11, ASM3005281v1, whole genome shotgun sequence genome:
- the LOC131170297 gene encoding protein MALE DISCOVERER 2-like produces the protein MLSRVNHKNFVNLIGYCEEDEPFNRMMVFEYAPNGTLFQHLHVKEMEDLDWSARMRIIMDIAYCLQYMHHDLNPPVAHSNLNSHNIFLIDDYAATIADISFLPQDSSKSKSSGNNELVHSTLPPLADVEINVYCFGILLLEIISGKLQYSEEQGCMHGWLTNLQAAKYLNDKRSINYMIDPTLKSFKNNELDLICEIIQECIQPDPRQRPTMKDITSKLREVIAISPDQAIPRLSLLWWVELEILSIEAT, from the exons atgttatctcGGGTTAACCATAAGAACTTTGTCAATCTCATTGGCTACTGTGAGGAGGATGAACCCTTCAATAGGATGATGGTATTTGAATACGCTCCTAATGGAACCCTCTTTCAGCATCTGCATG TTAAAGAAATGGAAGATCTTGACTGGAGTGCAAGAATGAGGATTATCATGGACATTGCTTATTGTTTACAATACATGCACCATGATTTAAATCCACCAGTGGCACATTCTAACTTGAATTCACATAATATCTTTCTAATTGATGACTATGCAGCTACG ATTGCTGACATCTCTTTCTTGCCACAAGATTCCTCCAAGTCGAAGAGCTCAGGTAACAATGAGTTAGTGCATTCTACATTGCCACCTTTGGCTGATGTAGAGATAAATGTCTATTGTTTTGGGATTctattgctagaaatcatttctggaAAGCTCCAATACTCGGAAGAACAAGG CTGCATGCACGGCTGGCTGACAAACTTGCAAGCTGCTAAATATTTGAATGACAAACGTAGTATCAATTATATGATTGACCCAACCCTCAAGTCTTTCAAAAACAATGAGCTTGACCTCATATGCGAGATTATCCAAGAGTGCATACAACCAGATCCAAGGCAAAGACCAACAATGAAGGATATCACTTCCAAGTTGAGGGAAGTGATTGCTATCTCACCTGATCAAGCAATTCCAAGACTTTCTCTGCTTTGGTGGGTTGAACTTGAAATATTATCTATCGAGGCGACATAA